One genomic window of Pseudoxanthomonas sp. includes the following:
- the raiA gene encoding ribosome-associated translation inhibitor RaiA, with the protein MRIETYGQSMEVTPALRDYVETKLKRLERHFDQPLECRTQLGFSKPDYVAEATINFSGRTLHADAGAETMYAAIDMLADKLDRLVLKHKRKQIDRQRGPRGENAD; encoded by the coding sequence ATGCGAATCGAGACCTACGGCCAGTCGATGGAAGTGACACCCGCACTTCGTGACTATGTCGAGACGAAACTCAAGCGCCTTGAACGACATTTCGACCAGCCGCTCGAATGCCGCACCCAACTGGGGTTCTCCAAGCCCGATTACGTGGCCGAAGCCACGATCAACTTCTCCGGCCGCACCCTGCACGCCGATGCCGGTGCCGAGACCATGTACGCCGCCATCGACATGTTGGCCGACAAGCTCGACCGCCTGGTCCTCAAGCACAAGCGCAAGCAGATCGACCGCCAGCGCGGCCCGCGCGGCGAGAATGCCGACTGA
- the hprK gene encoding HPr(Ser) kinase/phosphatase: MNSSISASELFDQMKEKLALRWLAGRAGGTRQIDTTGKVKRRPSLAGYLNAIYPNKVQILGTEEMAWLDGLDSRQRWETIERMVADRPMALVISKNQACPEDLRAAAEESETPLWSSPRRGHELLNFLSYHLARTLAPRVTLHGVFMEIYSIGVLITGEAGSGKSELALELLTRGHRLVADDAPEFTQIAPDVLDGTCPELLQDLLEVRGLGVLNVRDMFGDTAVKKNKYLRLIVHLTRPMTEPNPHGYERLTGDSGSRHVLDLDVPLITLPVMPGRNLAVLTEAATRLHILRTKGIDPAAMFIARHSNLLERSTP, encoded by the coding sequence ATGAACTCCAGCATCTCCGCGAGCGAGCTGTTTGACCAGATGAAGGAGAAGCTGGCCCTGCGCTGGCTGGCCGGTCGCGCAGGCGGCACGCGCCAGATCGACACCACCGGCAAGGTCAAGCGGCGTCCGTCGCTGGCCGGCTATCTCAACGCGATCTATCCCAACAAGGTCCAGATCCTGGGCACCGAGGAGATGGCCTGGCTCGATGGCCTGGACTCGCGCCAGCGCTGGGAAACCATCGAACGCATGGTCGCCGACCGGCCCATGGCACTGGTGATCAGCAAGAACCAGGCCTGCCCGGAAGACCTGCGCGCGGCAGCCGAGGAATCGGAGACACCGCTGTGGTCCTCGCCGCGCCGCGGCCACGAACTGCTGAACTTCCTGTCCTATCACCTGGCCCGCACGCTGGCGCCGCGGGTGACGCTGCACGGCGTCTTCATGGAGATCTATTCGATCGGCGTGCTGATTACCGGCGAGGCGGGTTCGGGCAAGAGCGAACTGGCCCTGGAACTGCTGACCCGCGGCCACCGGCTGGTCGCCGACGACGCCCCCGAGTTCACCCAGATCGCACCGGACGTGCTGGACGGCACCTGTCCCGAACTGCTGCAGGACCTGCTGGAAGTCCGTGGCCTGGGCGTGCTCAACGTGCGCGACATGTTTGGCGACACCGCGGTGAAGAAGAACAAGTACCTGCGCCTGATCGTGCACCTGACCCGGCCGATGACCGAGCCCAATCCCCACGGCTACGAACGCCTGACCGGCGACTCCGGCAGCCGCCACGTACTGGACCTGGACGTACCGCTGATCACCCTGCCGGTGATGCCTGGCCGCAACCTCGCGGTGCTGACCGAAGCGGCCACGCGCCTGCACATCCTGCGCACCAAGGGCATCGACCCGGCGGCGATGTTCATCGCCCGCCACAGCAACCTGCTGGAGCGCAGCACGCCATGA
- the rapZ gene encoding RNase adapter RapZ — MNTTGPENPSVEARPAQAPLLLIVSGLSGSGKSVALKTLEDLDYYCVDNLPIELLPDFIRSLMREDVLPQKVAVGIDVRARHSDLSKLAQWRAAVARLGIEARLVFFDSEDDVLLRRYSDTRRRHPLSHGGLSLPEAIAREREITMPLRLEADVIIDTGQLNVHQLRRRVVGEFAFDSGDAPSLLFESFAYRRGVPGDADFVFDARVLPNPHWQPELRPLTGRDGPVRDYLDAQSDVARYVGQVSDFLDTWLPRLRDETRSYVTVAFGCTGGKHRSVYLTERMAEHARNQGWEQVATFHRELD; from the coding sequence ATGAACACGACCGGACCGGAAAATCCTTCGGTCGAAGCCAGGCCCGCGCAGGCGCCGTTGCTGCTGATTGTCAGCGGCCTGTCCGGCTCGGGAAAATCGGTGGCGCTCAAGACACTGGAAGACCTGGACTACTACTGCGTCGACAACCTGCCCATCGAACTGCTGCCGGACTTCATCCGCAGCCTGATGCGCGAGGACGTCCTGCCGCAGAAGGTCGCCGTGGGCATCGACGTGCGCGCGCGCCACAGCGACCTGTCCAAGCTGGCGCAGTGGCGCGCGGCGGTGGCGCGGCTGGGCATTGAAGCCAGGCTGGTGTTCTTCGATTCCGAAGACGATGTGCTGCTGCGCCGTTATTCCGACACCCGACGCCGCCACCCGCTGAGCCATGGCGGGCTGTCGCTGCCCGAGGCGATCGCCCGCGAACGCGAGATCACCATGCCGCTGCGGCTGGAAGCCGACGTCATCATCGACACCGGCCAACTCAACGTGCACCAGCTGCGCCGGCGCGTGGTCGGCGAGTTCGCCTTTGACAGTGGCGACGCGCCGTCCCTGTTGTTCGAATCCTTCGCCTATCGGCGCGGCGTGCCTGGCGATGCGGACTTCGTGTTCGACGCGCGCGTACTGCCCAACCCCCACTGGCAACCGGAGCTGCGCCCGCTCACCGGCCGTGACGGCCCGGTCCGCGATTACCTGGATGCCCAGTCCGATGTGGCGCGCTACGTCGGACAGGTCAGCGATTTCCTGGACACCTGGCTGCCGCGCCTGCGCGACGAGACCCGCAGCTACGTCACCGTGGCCTTCGGCTGCACCGGTGGCAAGCACCGCTCGGTCTACCTGACCGAGCGCATGGCCGAACACGCCCGCAACCAGGGCTGGGAACAGGTCGCCACCTTCCACCGCGAACTGGACTAG
- a CDS encoding PTS fructose IIA subunit family protein: MTCGVLLITHPGIGSSLLAVANGLLHNLPLKTEAFEVPFDADLETLLPQASAALRRVDGGNGVLVLTDLYGASPSNLAGKVARLGTPVRRVSALSLPMLLRVMNYPEQGLDELPATAAAGTRNGAILDDA, from the coding sequence ATGACCTGCGGCGTCCTGCTCATCACCCATCCCGGCATCGGCTCATCGCTCCTGGCGGTGGCCAATGGCCTGCTGCACAACCTGCCCCTGAAAACCGAAGCGTTCGAAGTCCCCTTCGATGCTGACCTGGAGACACTCCTGCCGCAGGCCTCTGCTGCGTTGCGGCGTGTGGACGGCGGCAACGGCGTGCTTGTGTTGACCGATCTGTATGGCGCCTCGCCCAGCAACCTGGCCGGCAAGGTCGCGCGCCTGGGGACGCCGGTACGCCGGGTCTCGGCGCTGAGCCTGCCGATGCTGCTGCGGGTGATGAACTACCCGGAACAGGGACTGGACGAACTCCCGGCCACCGCGGCGGCCGGCACACGAAATGGAGCCATCCTCGACGATGCTTGA
- a CDS encoding HPr family phosphocarrier protein, which yields MLERDLTVTNKLGLHARATAKLVQVVAPFRSHVTLAAKGRQVNAKSIMGVMLLAAGQGTAVTVRTDGEDEAACMDAIAALFERRFDEEG from the coding sequence ATGCTTGAACGCGACCTCACCGTGACCAACAAACTGGGCCTGCACGCCCGGGCCACCGCCAAGCTGGTGCAGGTGGTGGCGCCCTTCCGCAGCCACGTGACGCTGGCGGCCAAGGGCCGCCAGGTCAACGCCAAAAGCATCATGGGCGTGATGCTGCTGGCCGCCGGCCAGGGCACGGCGGTGACCGTGCGCACCGATGGCGAGGACGAAGCGGCCTGCATGGACGCCATCGCGGCCCTGTTCGAACGGCGCTTCGACGAGGAAGGCTAA
- the ptsP gene encoding phosphoenolpyruvate--protein phosphotransferase codes for MRRLLPGHGASRGSALGRARVRLPHALDVAEQRIRASEVEGEVSRLHAAVAAAREEMHDLRRRLHGALAREVGEFLDLHALLLDDPELLHGLDDLIRKGRYGADYALRLQRDRLAAVFQDMDDAYLKSRMDDLDHVIGRIHAHLHSRAADAEGLAGEILVTDTVAPSELAQLQAQGVVAVVTSTGSTLSHSAILARSLHMPLVVGAAHVLQKINDGDALIVDGDTGEVVVDPSANDLRDFRQRQKDAAKEQRELGRLRSKPTRTRDGVDIALHANAESREDVARAHALGAAGIGLYRTEFLFLQRKELPDEEEQFRTYRDVVLGMSGRPVTIRTLDLGADKADRTGLALRGEENPALGLRGVRLSLAHGDVFDTQLRAILRASGYGPVRVLVPMVSVREELLQVRKRLKRLTTQLRKEGHEVAAEVPLGAMIEVPSAAICVEHFIDLVDFLSVGTNDLVQYLLAADRNNDALGELYSPLRPALLRLLDMVLRAGREHGKQVAICGEIAGDAAMAPILLALGLEHFSLHPSNMLELRRTIRDHDQGALLGAADKLLKARDRAGIERWLEKVGG; via the coding sequence ATGCGTCGGCTGCTGCCGGGCCATGGGGCTTCGCGCGGCAGCGCCCTGGGACGTGCGCGGGTGCGCCTGCCGCATGCACTGGACGTAGCCGAGCAGCGCATCCGCGCCAGCGAGGTCGAAGGCGAAGTGTCCCGCCTGCATGCGGCCGTCGCGGCGGCCCGCGAAGAAATGCACGACCTGCGCCGACGTCTGCATGGCGCCCTGGCCCGCGAAGTCGGCGAATTCCTCGACCTGCACGCGCTGCTGCTGGACGACCCGGAACTGCTGCATGGCCTGGACGACCTGATCCGCAAGGGGCGCTACGGCGCCGACTACGCGCTGCGCCTGCAGCGTGACCGGTTGGCCGCCGTATTCCAGGACATGGACGACGCCTACCTGAAAAGCCGCATGGACGACCTGGACCATGTGATCGGACGCATCCACGCGCACCTGCACAGTCGCGCCGCCGATGCCGAAGGCCTGGCCGGCGAAATCCTGGTCACCGATACCGTGGCGCCCTCCGAATTGGCCCAACTGCAGGCGCAAGGCGTGGTGGCGGTGGTCACCTCCACCGGCAGCACGCTCTCGCACAGCGCGATCCTGGCGCGCAGCCTGCACATGCCGCTGGTGGTCGGCGCCGCGCACGTCCTGCAGAAGATCAACGACGGCGATGCCCTGATCGTCGATGGCGACACCGGCGAAGTGGTGGTCGACCCATCCGCGAACGACCTGCGCGATTTCCGCCAGCGCCAGAAGGACGCGGCGAAGGAACAGCGCGAACTCGGCCGCCTGCGCAGCAAACCCACCCGCACCCGTGACGGCGTGGATATCGCTCTGCACGCCAACGCCGAATCGCGCGAGGACGTGGCCCGCGCGCATGCCCTGGGCGCAGCCGGCATTGGCCTGTACCGCACCGAATTCCTGTTCCTGCAGCGCAAGGAACTGCCAGACGAAGAAGAACAGTTCCGCACCTATCGCGACGTGGTGCTGGGCATGAGCGGGCGCCCGGTGACCATCCGCACGCTGGACCTGGGCGCGGACAAGGCCGACCGCACCGGCCTGGCCCTGCGTGGCGAAGAGAACCCGGCCCTGGGCCTGCGCGGCGTGCGCCTGTCGCTGGCCCACGGCGATGTGTTCGATACCCAGCTGCGCGCGATCCTGCGCGCGTCCGGCTACGGCCCGGTGCGCGTGCTGGTACCGATGGTCAGCGTGCGCGAGGAACTGCTGCAGGTGCGCAAGCGGCTCAAGCGCCTGACCACGCAGCTGAGGAAGGAAGGCCATGAAGTCGCCGCCGAGGTCCCGCTGGGCGCGATGATCGAGGTGCCCTCGGCGGCGATCTGCGTCGAGCACTTCATCGACCTGGTGGATTTCCTGTCGGTCGGCACCAACGACCTGGTCCAGTACCTGCTGGCCGCCGACCGCAACAACGATGCGCTGGGCGAACTCTATTCACCGCTGCGCCCGGCCCTGCTGCGGCTGCTGGACATGGTGCTGCGGGCCGGCCGCGAACACGGCAAGCAGGTCGCCATCTGCGGCGAGATCGCCGGCGATGCAGCGATGGCGCCGATCCTGCTGGCGCTGGGGCTGGAACACTTCAGCCTGCATCCGTCGAACATGCTGGAGCTGCGCCGTACCATCCGCGACCACGACCAGGGCGCACTGCTCGGGGCCGCCGACAAGCTGCTCAAGGCCCGCGACCGCGCCGGCATCGAACGCTGGCTGGAAAAAGTCGGCGGCTGA
- the mgtE gene encoding magnesium transporter codes for MAEAVRHDKTARQLRLLSDALDSGRLGPVRRLVNTLSPAEIGNLLESLPPGKREVVWGLVDPEDDGEVLVHVGEEVRESLLAEMDPDEIIAAVEDLDIDDLADLVEDLPDTVIDEVLKSMDRENRERLEQVLSYPEDSAGRLMNPDVVTVRTDVNVEVVLRYLRLRGELPDHTDYLFVVSKKHQYLGRVPLAALVTHEPSTPINRLVDDEQPAIDVQEGSSEVARQFSDHDWVSAPVVDDNNILLGRITIDDVVDIIRDQAEHQAMSAAGLDEDEDLFSPIRRAFRRRMLWLGINLGTAFIASSVVSQFEGTISKLVALAALMPIVAGMGGNAGTQVLALMIRGLALGQIGASNVGVLLRKELGVALINGLGLGTLLGLIVLVWFRQPGLSLVIGSALTLNLLTAAAGGVAVPLLLKRLGFDPALAGSVILTTLTDVMGFMSFLGLATLVLL; via the coding sequence ATGGCAGAAGCCGTCCGCCACGACAAGACCGCGCGACAGCTGCGCCTGCTGTCCGATGCGCTGGACAGCGGCCGTCTTGGCCCGGTGCGGCGGCTGGTCAACACCTTGTCGCCTGCCGAGATCGGCAACCTGCTCGAATCACTGCCGCCGGGCAAGCGCGAAGTGGTGTGGGGCCTGGTCGACCCGGAAGACGATGGCGAAGTGCTGGTCCACGTCGGCGAGGAAGTGCGCGAAAGCCTGCTGGCCGAGATGGACCCGGACGAGATCATCGCCGCGGTCGAAGACCTGGACATCGACGACCTGGCCGACCTGGTTGAAGACCTGCCCGATACGGTCATCGACGAAGTCCTCAAGTCGATGGACCGCGAGAACCGCGAGCGCCTGGAACAGGTGCTGTCCTATCCGGAGGATTCGGCCGGGCGCCTGATGAACCCGGACGTGGTCACCGTGCGCACCGACGTCAACGTCGAAGTGGTGCTGCGTTACCTGCGCCTGCGCGGCGAGCTGCCCGACCACACCGACTACCTGTTCGTGGTCAGCAAGAAGCACCAGTACCTCGGCCGCGTGCCGCTGGCGGCGCTGGTCACCCACGAACCATCCACCCCGATCAACCGCCTGGTCGACGACGAACAACCGGCCATCGACGTGCAGGAAGGCTCGTCGGAAGTGGCCCGCCAGTTCTCCGACCATGACTGGGTGTCGGCCCCGGTGGTGGACGACAACAACATCCTGCTCGGCCGCATCACCATCGACGACGTGGTGGACATCATCCGTGACCAGGCCGAGCACCAGGCCATGAGCGCCGCCGGCCTGGACGAAGACGAGGACCTGTTCTCGCCGATCCGCCGCGCGTTCCGCCGCCGCATGCTGTGGCTGGGCATCAACCTGGGCACCGCGTTCATCGCATCCTCGGTGGTCAGCCAGTTCGAAGGCACGATCTCCAAGCTGGTCGCACTGGCCGCGCTGATGCCCATCGTCGCCGGCATGGGTGGCAACGCCGGCACCCAGGTGCTGGCGCTGATGATCCGCGGCCTGGCGCTGGGCCAGATCGGCGCGTCCAACGTCGGAGTCCTGTTGCGCAAGGAGCTGGGCGTGGCGCTGATCAACGGCCTGGGCCTGGGCACGCTGCTGGGACTGATCGTGCTGGTCTGGTTCCGCCAGCCGGGCCTGTCGCTGGTGATCGGCAGTGCGCTGACCCTGAACCTGCTGACCGCCGCCGCCGGTGGCGTGGCCGTACCGCTGCTGCTCAAGCGGCTGGGCTTCGATCCGGCGCTGGCCGGCAGCGTCATCCTGACCACGCTGACCGACGTGATGGGCTTCATGAGTTTCCTCGGACTGGCCACCCTGGTCCTGCTGTAA
- a CDS encoding cold shock and DUF1294 domain-containing protein has translation MNGLGKVSEWNDERGFGFVQPQAGGPRLFFHIRDYRQQGRRPEVGEWVRYAAGTGRDGKPAASQVRRVVPPSASAQASRAQQAPRGWNGGWPGWAMLLAYAIALGCTVQSGRLPDWAALGVLVMSAVTWIAYALDKRAAGRQAQRTPEASLHLMELLGGWPGALIAQRSLRHKNRKRSYQLAFWWIVALHCAALACWIWKTASP, from the coding sequence ATGAACGGGCTGGGCAAGGTCAGCGAATGGAATGACGAACGCGGCTTCGGCTTCGTGCAACCGCAGGCCGGCGGGCCGCGCCTGTTCTTCCACATCCGCGATTACCGGCAGCAGGGCCGCAGGCCCGAAGTCGGCGAATGGGTCCGCTATGCCGCAGGCACCGGCCGCGATGGCAAGCCGGCAGCCAGCCAGGTGCGTCGCGTCGTGCCGCCAAGTGCCTCGGCCCAGGCAAGCAGGGCGCAACAGGCGCCACGCGGCTGGAACGGCGGCTGGCCTGGCTGGGCCATGTTGCTGGCCTACGCCATCGCGCTGGGCTGCACCGTGCAGTCCGGGCGCCTGCCGGACTGGGCCGCGCTTGGCGTGCTGGTGATGAGCGCGGTGACCTGGATCGCCTATGCGCTGGACAAGCGCGCCGCAGGACGCCAGGCACAGCGCACCCCGGAAGCAAGCCTGCACCTGATGGAACTGCTGGGTGGCTGGCCCGGCGCACTGATCGCCCAGCGCAGCCTGCGCCACAAGAACCGCAAGCGCAGCTACCAGCTCGCCTTCTGGTGGATCGTCGCCCTGCACTGCGCCGCACTGGCCTGCTGGATCTGGAAAACAGCCTCGCCATGA
- a CDS encoding prolyl oligopeptidase family serine peptidase has translation MERALLLLLACLLSACAKPREVMPGHFVERQVQVDGASHRYQVFVPSPAAYAGKPALVLFLHGSGERGNDNRAQLDAGLGPYLRQHTRDFPALVVLPQVPGDDEWTQTSARVALAAQQATRVEFDADPQRVYATGMSMGGYGTWEVAMLAPERFAALVPVCGAVHPPRPERPSLRVTQVDGAADPYAAIAQRLHGMPVWLFHGALDDVVSTHDDHQLVAAFKAVGAPVRYTEYPQGNHNAWDATYADPAMWAWLFAQRRR, from the coding sequence ATGGAACGTGCACTCCTGCTGTTGCTGGCCTGCCTGCTCAGCGCCTGCGCGAAGCCGCGTGAGGTGATGCCCGGCCACTTCGTCGAACGCCAGGTCCAGGTCGATGGCGCAAGCCACCGTTACCAGGTCTTCGTGCCCTCGCCCGCCGCATACGCAGGCAAGCCGGCGCTGGTGCTGTTCCTGCATGGCTCGGGTGAGCGCGGCAACGACAACCGCGCGCAGCTCGATGCCGGGCTCGGTCCGTACCTGAGGCAGCACACCCGCGACTTCCCCGCCTTGGTGGTGCTGCCACAGGTGCCCGGCGACGATGAGTGGACACAGACCAGCGCGCGCGTGGCGCTGGCCGCGCAGCAGGCGACGCGGGTCGAATTTGATGCCGACCCGCAACGCGTCTACGCCACCGGCATGTCGATGGGCGGCTACGGCACCTGGGAAGTGGCGATGCTGGCCCCGGAGCGTTTCGCCGCGCTGGTCCCGGTCTGCGGCGCGGTGCATCCGCCCCGCCCCGAGCGTCCAAGCCTGCGCGTGACCCAGGTCGATGGCGCGGCCGATCCATACGCGGCCATCGCCCAGCGCCTGCACGGCATGCCGGTGTGGCTGTTCCATGGCGCGCTGGACGACGTGGTTTCCACCCACGATGACCATCAATTGGTGGCCGCCTTCAAGGCCGTCGGCGCACCTGTGCGCTATACCGAATATCCGCAGGGCAACCACAACGCCTGGGACGCGACCTACGCCGATCCCGCCATGTGGGCCTGGCTGTTTGCGCAGCGCCGCCGCTGA
- a CDS encoding tetratricopeptide repeat protein yields the protein MKGIMRGACLLLLGGVMHVASAEVGVVETYQYYAAEPATGYAYRADVGKATRALQQGDIATARPLLEKALAYCDAQRQQPGRRALSFSSRRQYEQYMDGPGKGQPTEWLDVACSSAYQQTGYMLAGAKRMEEALHFLDIAIEVGPYDPMARVERGFVLNALKRFDEGLASYRTALDLAQQNAESAFIKPMALRGVGYTLVELGDLAGAREAYQQSLQLEPGNQTALNELDYIQQQLAVLPSPSSEATQAIVPAATPH from the coding sequence ATGAAAGGAATCATGCGCGGTGCCTGCCTGCTCCTGCTCGGAGGCGTGATGCACGTGGCGAGCGCCGAGGTCGGCGTCGTGGAAACCTACCAGTACTACGCAGCCGAACCAGCCACTGGTTACGCGTATCGCGCCGATGTCGGCAAGGCCACCCGGGCCCTGCAGCAAGGCGACATCGCCACCGCCAGGCCGCTGCTGGAAAAGGCCCTCGCTTACTGCGATGCCCAGCGCCAGCAGCCCGGTCGTCGGGCGCTGAGTTTTTCCAGCCGACGCCAGTACGAGCAGTACATGGACGGACCCGGCAAGGGCCAGCCCACCGAATGGCTGGACGTGGCCTGCTCCAGCGCCTATCAACAGACCGGTTACATGCTGGCTGGTGCCAAGCGCATGGAAGAAGCGCTGCACTTCCTGGACATCGCCATCGAAGTGGGGCCATACGACCCAATGGCGCGGGTTGAACGCGGCTTCGTCCTCAACGCACTCAAACGCTTCGACGAGGGCCTGGCCTCCTATCGCACGGCACTGGACCTGGCCCAGCAGAATGCCGAATCGGCCTTCATCAAGCCCATGGCCCTGCGTGGCGTCGGCTACACCCTGGTCGAGCTGGGCGACCTGGCCGGCGCGCGCGAGGCTTACCAGCAATCGCTGCAGCTGGAACCGGGCAACCAGACGGCATTGAACGAGCTGGACTACATCCAGCAGCAACTCGCAGTGCTGCCCTCGCCTTCGAGCGAAGCCACCCAGGCCATCGTCCCGGCGGCCACGCCGCACTAA
- a CDS encoding amino acid permease: protein MSSDPRGDAALSSTLAPERGLKPRQLIMMGLGSAIGAGLFLGSGVGVQAAGPAVLVSYLIAGALVIIVMHALGEMAAAMPSSGAFSVYAAEAMGPTAGATLGWLWWLQMVIVIAAEAVGAAGLLATVWPGLSVPAAALLFMAGFTAVNLLGVRNFGEFEFWFAILKVAAILAFIAIGIALLAGWLPNVPSPGLSNFTNNGGFAPKGLTGIGAALLVVVFAFGGTEIVAVAAAETADPGRSIARAVRTVAWRVLVFYMGSLAVIIAVVPWTDPALSSPFAAVLQVAHIPGAVTVITLIAVVALLSALNVNLYGASRMIHSLAQRREAPRPLAVLSNGGVPWLAVLASVLFGFTAAVLELLYPGKVLAVLLNIVGAICLLVWAISLLSQLILRVRADRAGTPLPFRMGGYPVLTLVGLAVLGLIFVLLVVTPSTRMQFVSMVVLTGVIAALIKTARSLRGTRG, encoded by the coding sequence ATGTCCAGTGACCCGCGCGGCGACGCCGCACTCTCCTCCACGCTAGCGCCGGAACGCGGGCTCAAGCCGCGCCAGCTGATCATGATGGGCCTGGGCAGTGCGATCGGGGCTGGCTTGTTCCTGGGCTCGGGCGTCGGCGTGCAGGCGGCCGGCCCGGCGGTGCTGGTGTCCTATCTGATCGCCGGCGCGCTGGTGATCATCGTCATGCACGCGCTGGGCGAGATGGCTGCGGCGATGCCGTCCAGCGGCGCGTTCTCGGTGTATGCGGCCGAGGCGATGGGGCCAACCGCGGGTGCGACCCTGGGCTGGCTGTGGTGGTTGCAGATGGTGATCGTGATCGCGGCCGAGGCGGTCGGTGCGGCCGGCCTGCTGGCCACGGTCTGGCCGGGGCTGTCGGTGCCGGCGGCGGCGCTGCTGTTCATGGCCGGGTTCACTGCGGTCAACCTGCTGGGGGTGCGCAACTTCGGCGAATTCGAGTTCTGGTTCGCCATCCTCAAGGTGGCTGCGATCCTGGCCTTTATCGCCATCGGCATCGCGCTGCTGGCCGGCTGGCTGCCCAACGTGCCTTCGCCGGGTCTTTCGAACTTCACCAACAATGGCGGCTTCGCGCCCAAGGGACTGACCGGTATCGGTGCGGCGCTGCTGGTGGTGGTGTTCGCCTTTGGCGGCACCGAGATCGTGGCCGTGGCCGCGGCCGAAACCGCCGATCCGGGGCGCAGCATCGCCCGCGCGGTGCGGACCGTGGCCTGGCGCGTGCTGGTGTTCTACATGGGCTCGCTGGCGGTGATCATCGCGGTGGTGCCGTGGACCGATCCGGCCCTGTCCTCGCCGTTTGCCGCGGTGCTGCAGGTGGCGCATATCCCCGGCGCGGTCACCGTCATCACCCTGATCGCGGTGGTCGCGCTGTTGTCGGCCTTGAACGTCAACCTCTACGGCGCCTCGCGGATGATCCATTCGCTGGCGCAGCGTCGCGAGGCACCGCGCCCGCTGGCGGTGCTCAGTAACGGTGGCGTGCCGTGGCTGGCGGTGCTGGCCAGCGTGCTGTTCGGTTTTACCGCGGCGGTGCTGGAGCTGCTGTACCCGGGCAAGGTCCTGGCCGTGCTGCTCAATATCGTCGGCGCGATCTGCCTGCTGGTGTGGGCGATCTCGCTGCTGTCCCAGCTGATCCTGCGCGTACGCGCCGACCGCGCGGGGACGCCGCTGCCGTTCCGCATGGGGGGTTATCCGGTCCTGACCCTGGTCGGGCTGGCAGTGCTTGGCCTGATCTTCGTGCTGCTGGTGGTCACGCCTTCCACACGGATGCAATTCGTCTCGATGGTGGTGCTGACCGGCGTGATCGCCGCGCTCATCAAAACTGCGCGCAGCCTGCGAGGCACGCGCGGCTAA
- a CDS encoding peroxiredoxin produces MKSLFKIAALGLAGTLALASTASAALKEGAAAPEFSAPAYLAGQPFTFDLAGALKKGPVVVYFFPAANTAGCNLEAHLFSEAVDDFKAHGATVIGVTAGNTDQLATFSKDTETCGGKFAVAADEGAKIAKQYDAVLPMKPGWSNRTSYVITSSGVVAHAYSDLNPKQHVQETLDAVKALEHKGS; encoded by the coding sequence ATGAAATCCCTGTTCAAGATCGCCGCCCTCGGCCTGGCCGGCACGTTGGCCCTAGCCTCCACCGCCTCGGCCGCATTGAAGGAAGGTGCCGCGGCACCGGAGTTCAGCGCGCCAGCCTATCTGGCGGGCCAGCCCTTCACCTTCGATCTCGCTGGCGCGCTGAAAAAGGGCCCGGTGGTGGTGTATTTCTTCCCGGCCGCCAACACCGCCGGCTGCAACCTGGAGGCACACCTGTTCTCCGAAGCCGTGGATGACTTCAAGGCGCATGGCGCCACGGTGATCGGCGTGACCGCCGGCAACACCGACCAGCTGGCGACCTTCTCCAAGGACACCGAGACCTGCGGCGGCAAGTTCGCCGTGGCGGCCGATGAGGGCGCCAAGATCGCCAAGCAGTACGACGCGGTCCTGCCGATGAAGCCCGGCTGGTCCAACCGCACCTCGTATGTGATCACCTCCAGCGGCGTCGTCGCCCACGCCTATTCGGACCTGAATCCGAAGCAGCACGTGCAGGAAACCCTGGATGCAGTGAAGGCCCTGGAACACAAGGGCAGCTGA
- a CDS encoding M48 family metallopeptidase has translation MSTLKYIAGYPEHVQAQVRALLDAGKLGEVLARRYGESHVVRTDRQLYDYTQGMKERYLRSAQPLHKVIYDSKLQVLKHALGTHTTVSRVQGAKLKASREIRIATVFREAPAEFLKMIVVHELAHLKEGDHNKAFYQLCTHMAADYHQLEFDLRLYLTALEQR, from the coding sequence ATGTCCACGCTGAAATACATCGCCGGCTATCCCGAACACGTCCAGGCCCAGGTCCGCGCGCTGCTGGATGCCGGCAAGCTGGGCGAGGTGCTGGCTCGCCGCTATGGCGAATCGCACGTGGTCCGCACCGACCGCCAGCTCTACGACTACACCCAGGGCATGAAGGAGCGCTACCTGCGCTCGGCCCAGCCGCTGCACAAGGTGATCTACGACAGCAAACTGCAGGTGCTCAAGCACGCGCTGGGCACGCACACCACGGTCTCGCGCGTGCAGGGCGCCAAGCTCAAGGCCAGCCGCGAGATCCGCATCGCCACGGTGTTCCGCGAGGCCCCGGCGGAGTTCCTCAAGATGATCGTGGTCCACGAACTGGCCCACCTGAAGGAAGGCGACCACAACAAGGCCTTCTACCAGCTGTGCACGCACATGGCGGCCGACTACCACCAGCTGGAATTCGACCTGCGCCTGTACCTGACCGCGCTGGAGCAGCGCTGA